The genomic DNA CTTCCGGGACATGGAAGCATTACCTTATCTGATTGAAAAAGTGAAACAAGCGGCAGAAGAGATATCAAAAGCGCTTGGATGGAACCGAAATACGATATTTGAGGTGATCTCTTGAATTATGAATTAAGCCCATTAGGGGACGCAGCAGTCATCATCCAGCTTGGTACGGATATCTCATTGGATACACACCATGCTGTAAGAAGCTTGACTCGTTACTTGGAAGACCACCCGATTCCAGGGACATTGGATCTGGTTCCTGCATTCACGTCGGTTACATTGTATTACAACCCGATTCAGGTCCAGGACCATAACGATCATGATAGCCAAGGAGAACACTCTCCATATGAAAGCATGTGTAAAAAGCTGCACAATATCTTGGAACGATTTGAGCCTTCGTCTGAAAAAGAGGCACGGACCATTGAAATCCCAGTCTGCTATGGGGGAGAGTTGGGGCCAGACCTGGAAGAGGTCGCAGATCATAATCAATTGAGTGTGGACGAAGTGATCGACATTCATTCCAACGGAGATTACCTGGTGTACATGCTTGGATTTGCACCTGGCTTCCCTTATATAGGAGGAATGTCTGAAAAGATCGCAACACCAAGGAGGGATGATCCACGCACATCCATACCTGCAGGATCAGTCGGGATAGCGGGATCGCAAACAGGTGTATATCCAATCGAGACACCTGGCGGTTGGCAGCTGATCGGCCAAACTCCTCTCAAGCTGTTTGACCTTGATCAAGACCCGCCGACATTGCTTGAAGCAGGGGACAAGATCCGTTTCAAGCCGATTTCCCTGTCCGAATTCAAGGAACTGAAGGAGGGGCAATCATGAGAATCATCAAATCAGGATTACAAACGACCATCCAGGATGCTGGCCGCTATGGTTATCAGCGCTTCGGTGTCATTGTCAGTGGTGTTATGGATCAAATGGCGTATCGAATCGGGAACATACTCGTCGGAAATCAAGGGAATGAAGCGTCGATTGAAATGACGATGAAGGGTCCTGAGATCGAATTCGAGGAAGATGCATTGATTACCATTACAGGTGGCAACCTCTCCCCGACTATAGATGGTAACCTGATCAAGCTATGGAGACCGATCTATGTTAGGGCTGGTACTGTACTGAAGTTCGGTGGATGTACCTCAGGGTGCCGCGCTTATCTCGCAGTAGGGGGAGGAATCGATGTCCCGGAGGTCATGGACAGCCGATCTACTTATATGCGCGCTGGAATTGGAGGCCATGAAGGAAGGGCATTGAAGGATGACGATTGCCTCAAGCTCTGTAAACCAGGTGAAAGGTCAAACGAAATTCTCAAATTGTTAAAGGATCCGGATCAACCTTATGTCGAATCGGATTGGTCCTCAGCTTCGGAATGGAGTACGGAAGAGAGCGATGAGAACATAATACGCTTCATTCCTGGAAGAGAATGGTCACTGTTCACTCAAGAAAGCCAGGAAGCGTTTACTGGGGAGGAATTTCAGCTGACCCCCCAATCAGATCGAATGGGATTCCGATTCAAAGGTGCACAACTCCAATTATCTGAGAAGATCGACATGATATCTGAGGCTGTTGCGTTCGGGACGGTACAGGTCCCTTCTGAAGGGAACCCGATCATCCTTTTAGCAGATCGTCAAACGGCGGGAGGTTACCCGAAAATCGCCCAGATTGCGACCGCTGATTTCTCTAAGGTTGTCCAGCTGAAGCCGGGGGAAAAGGTCCGCTTCAAGAAGATCACACACAAAGAAGCTGAAAAATTGTTCATTGAACAAGAAGAACACGTACAACAGATCGAGCAAGGCATTTCATTGAAACTGAGAGAAGGAGGCTATAACGGATGAAAAAGGTCGATTTGAATTGTGATCTCGGGGAAAGTTTCGGGACCTATCAGAAAGGAAGAGATGAAGAGATTCTTGATTTCGTTACGTCCGCAAACATTGCTTGTGGCTATCACGCTGGAGATCCCTCTGTCATGCGGAAGACGGTGAAGCTCGCTTTGGAAAAAGAGGTAGGGATTGGTGCACATCCGGGCCTTCCAGATCTGATGGGATTCGGTCGACGTCCGATGCAAATCTCACCAGAGGAAGCGTATGAAATGGTCGTTTATCAAGTCGGTGCACTGTATGGGTTCGTAAAGGCAGAAGGTGGGACGATGCAGCATGTGAAGCCGCATGGTGGTCTGTATAATATGGCTGCAAAGGATGGAAAGATTGCAGATGCCATCGCTGAAGCCGTCTACGATATAAATCCAGACTTGATTCTATTCGGTTTGTCAGGAAGTGAATTGGTAAAGGCGGGAGAGCGAGCGGGTCTTCGGACAGCTAGTGAGGTTTTTTCGGATCGGACGTATCAAGAGGACGGCTCATTAACATCCCGGACACTTCCGAATGCGCTGATTGAGGAAGAGGAACAGTCAGTCGAACAGGTCGTGAGGATGGTTCTAGAAGGGAAAGTGAAATGCCTTCAAGGAATGGACATTCCAATCAAAGCCGACACAATTTGTATCCATGGTGATGGACCACACGCACTTCAATTTGCCCGGACCATCCAGAATGGATTGAAGGCATCAGACATCAAGATCGAACAGATTCGTAATATAGAGGGGTAAGGTGGGATATGATGAAACAGTCTAATCGCAGTATTTTATTAGGCGCGGCGTTCCTTATGGCAACGTCCGCAATCGGACCAGGATTCCTGACACAAACAACTTATTTTACAGAGGCCTTATTGGCGAGCTTCGGTTTCGTCATCTTGATCTCGATCATCATCGACATTGGTGCACAATTGAATATCTGGCGAATCATTGCGGTCGCTGAACGACGGACCCAGGATATTGCAAATATGGTACTTCCAGGGCTCGGGTACTTCGTCGCATTCTTGATAGTTCTTGGCGGACTAGCGTTCAACATCGGGAACATCGCCGGTGCAGGCCTAGGCTCCAACGTCATCTTCGGGGTCTCTCCGGAAATGGGTGCGTTCTTGAGCGGACTCATCGCGATCGGTATTTTCCTGTTACGTGAAGCGAACAAAATCATGGATCGTTTCACACAGGTGCTAGGGTTCGTGATGATTGCGCTCACGGTATACGTTATGTTCGCTTCGACACCTCCGGTAGGAGAAGCGGTGCAGAAGACGTTCATCCCTGATACGATTGACGTCATGGCGATCATTACACTTGTCGGTGGTACAGTCGGAGGGTACATCACGTTCTCCGGTGGACACAGATTACTTGATGCAGGTGTAAAAGGGGTCGACTCCTTACCGGAAGTGACGAAAAGCTCCGTCTCAGCAATCGGTATCGCATCCATCATGCGTATTTTCCTTTTCTTAGCGACATTAGGTGTTGTCGCCCAGGGATTGACACTCGATCCTTCCAACCCACCTGCTTCTGTATTCCAGCTGGCAGCAGGAAATATCGGGTATAAGATGTTCGGGGTCATCATGTGGTCTGCAGCGATCACCTCCGTCATCGGTGCAGCGTATACGTCTGTGTCATTCATACGGACAATCAATCCGAAGCTTGAGCAATATCACAAATATTTAATCATTGCTTTCATCGCATTATCGACACTTGTCTTCGTATCCATCGGTAAACCGGTCAACGTCTTGATTCTTGTGGGAGCATTGAACGGATTGATTTTACCGATTTCATTAGGTGTAATGCTTATTGCTGCTCACAAACCGAAAATTGTCGGGGACTACAAGCATCCGATCTGGCTGACGGTATTCGGAGGGATCATTGTCGTTGCGATGTCCTATATGGGCGTACTCACGATGATTGATCAGATTCCGAAGCTGTTCCAATAGTTCAAGGGGTAACAAGGAGGAGTAATGATGGCGAGCTATGGTGATTTGAAGCCTGCTGAAGCAAGAGAATTGTGTCGGTTGAATGAATGGAACAAACCGACATCAGGGATGGCAAATGGCTATACACAGACCAATCTTGTAGTCCTACCGAAGGAACTCGCGTTTGATTTCATGTTATTTTGCCAGCGTAATCCGAAGCCCTGCCCAGTATTGGATGTGACAGAGCCGGGTTCGCCGATTCCTATCATGGCGGCACCTCAAGCTGATTTACTGACTGATCTGCCTAAGTATCATGTGTATGAAAAAGGTGTCCTTACCGAAAAAAAGATGGATATCACCTCTCTTTGGAAAGACGATATGGTCGGATTCTTGCTTGGTTGCAGTTTTACATTTGAAAAAGCTCTTCTCGATAAAGGGGTGCCAGTCCGACAGATCGAAGAAGGTAAGAATGTTCCGATGTACCAAACGAACATCCCATGTGAGAAGGCGGGTCCTTTTGAAGGAGAAATGGTTGTCAGTATGAGACCGATCCCAGCCAAGGATGTCGCGAAAGCTGTCCAGATTACTTCGAAATATCCTTCCGTCCATGGTGCTCCAGTTCACATTGGTAGTCCAGAGCAGCTTGGTATCAAGAACCTGGATCAGCCTGACTTCGGGGATGCCGTGACGATTAGAGAAGGGGAAGTGCCAGTGTTCTGGGCATGTGGGGTCACACCACAGTCGGTGGCAATGAAGGTCAAACCTGATCTGATGATTACGCACGCCCCTGGACACATGTTCATTACAGATTGGACCGATGCCCAGTTCGAGGTCCTTTAAGTGGGGTTATTGTTAGCTTCTTTCCAATGGTTCGTATTCATCCTTGCCGGTAGTATCGTCGCCCCTCTCACAATTGGGGCGGCATTCGGAATGTCAGTTGAGGAAATCTCCAGCTTCGTACAAAGGACATTCTTCGTCATCGGGATCGTTTCCCTCTTGCAAGGGATTTTCGGACACCGAAAACCGATTGTTGAGGGTCCTGCCGTATTATGGTGGAGCGTCTTCCTGCTTTTTGCAGGTTTAGAGTCGGTGACGCCAGAGGGTGCCGTCAAAACATTGAGAAGCATTGAAATGGGACTCATAATCAGTGGAATCCTGTTTTTGATGCTAAGTTTCTTACGGGTGATCCATTATGTCAAAAGGCTCTTCACCCCGGTTGTCACTGGGACGTACTTCATTCTGTTAGTCGCCCAGATCAGCGGTCCATTCATGAAAGGGATAACGGGTGTGGGATATCGCACAAATGAGGTAGATGGGCCAGTTGCTCTTGCAGCTCTTTTAACGGCGCTCATCACGATCCTGTTCACACGAGGAAAATCGGTTTTCCTACGAAGTTATTCAGTCCTGTTCGGAATTGCGGTAGGATGGCTGATGTTCCAGGTGTTCGGATTGACGAAGCCGGTCTCTTCTCCAACAACCAATTGGATAACGTATCCCGAAATTTGGGTATGGGGTACGCCGGTGTTTGATCTTGGAATCGTCATCACCTCAGTTGTCGTAACGTTGCTGTTGATGATCAATTTCGTGGCAAGCATTGATGTTGTCGGAAATGTAGTAGGGGAGAAAGGCGATGGTAGATATGAACAATCCGGTGTGGTCATGGGCTTCAGTCAACTCTTCTCAAGCTTGTTCTCGACCGTCGGAATGGTGCCCTTATCGTATACAGCAGGCTTTCTTTTGGCCACGAAGCTGACAGAACGTCTGCCTTATTTGATCGGAAGTGCCATCATTTTGTTGTTAAGCTTCTTTCCAAGCATTACGATGTTCGTTGCAGCCATACCCGCTCCGGTCGGATATGCGAGTATGCTTCTCGCCTTTTCCAATATGCTCATCATCGGTTTCAAAGCCTATAAAGAAGCAGGGGATCATGAGGCGAACATGTTCATCATCAGTCTTTCTTTAATGATTGGATTAGGGGCGATGTTCTTGACACCAGCATCATTATCCGGTGTTCATCCGGCCGTGGCGTCGCTCATGAATAACGGCCTGATCATCGGTGTCATCCTGTGTATCTTACTTGAACAGACTATAAAAGGAAATAAAAAGAGAAGAGGGCTACCTGGTTGATAGCAGGTACCCTCTTTTTATACGTTTATCTCTTAATTGACGTTTACGTTGTCTGACGCGAAAGGCGGTAAATGAGAAACAACAGACCATAGGAAAGCAATATGATGGACCCGACCCATAACCAAGCCAATTCCTTCTGTCCAGTATCGAAGGCGATATAAATGGCAGTCGGCACAGTTTGCGTCTTCCCCGGTATATTCCCAGCAAACATGAGTGTGGCACCGAATTCACCGAGAGCGCGTGTGAAACTGAGAACCAATCCTGTAATAAGCGCCTGGCTCGCCAATGGGATGGATATCTTCATAAAAACGTCAAAGGATTTGGCGCCATCCATTTTCGCAGCATCTTCAATTTCGGAGTTCACAGAGGCGAATCCTGTTTTCGCAGATTGATACATGAGTGGAAACGAAACGACGACAGCAGCAACGACTGCAGCCCACCATGTAAAGATGAGTGTCTGGTTGAACAGAGCTTCAATAAGTCTGCCGACCGGGCTGTTTATTCCGAAAAGAACAATTAGAAGAAACCCGACCACAGTAGGGGGAAGGACCAGGGGAAGCATCAGGAACGTCTCGATCGCCGTTTTTCCCCGAAAAGATCGTCGTGCCATTAAACGTCCGATAAGAATTCCGATGACCCCCACGATACATCCAGCTGTAATCGCGATTGTCAGAGATAAATAAATAGGAGACCAAAAGGAATCGATCATATATAAAACCTCAATCTATAGGCGTGAAGCCAAAATCTTGAAAGATTGCTCTTGCATTTGAACCTTGAAGATATTGATAAAAACGTTCCGCTTGTTCAAGGTGTTTGGTTCCTTTCAGTATGCCAGCAGGATAAATGATGGCAGTATGTAAGGTTGGATCGATTTTGTGAAGAACCGTGATATCTGAAGCGTGTTTGACATCCGTCGCATAGACAAACCCGATATCGGCATTGCCTGTTTCTACATAAGCTAACACTTGACGGACATCCTTTGCATAGACGATCCGGTCTTCGATATTCGACCAAAGGCTGCTTTCTTGCAGGGCTTCTTTCGCATACTGCCCAGCAGGTACTGAATCTGGAACCCCGATTGAAAAACGCTTGATGTCCTTTTTTTGCAAGGAAGAAAGCGTTTGAGTGGAGGAAAGGTCAATCGCGCTCTTCTTTCCCGTAATCACGACAAGCTCATTTTGTAGCAGGTCAGTAGTGAAATCAGGGTGCAACATATCTTTCTGTTGCAGCTTTTTGAACTTCGCTTCTGAGGCGGATATGAACAGATCAGCTGGTGCCCCTTGCTCAATTTGTCGTTGAAGGGTACCAGAGGCCGCAAAATTCAAGATGATATTGATTTGGGGATGCTCTTTTTCAAATTGAAGCTCCAATTCTTTCAAGGCATCACTGAGGCTGATAGCTGCCATCACGTGCAGTTCCTTTTTAGCATGCCCGTCGTTTTCGGTTGAGGAACAACCAGCCAGCACGAGAACACACAAAGAAAAAAGTGCCGATAACATCCTGAAACCCATCAAGCGAATCACATCCTCATTCCTATCTCTCACAAGTCTACTATACCCGAATTCCTGTTGGGTGTCAGGCACCTCCACCTGTTATACACTGCGTTTCCTTGGCCTGACTTCCGAAAATCTGTTTTATCCTCACCGAAAAACAGCGAAACCCGGATTTGAGGGCAGGATAACGGCTCTATCCTCACCGAAAAACAGTGAAACTGGGATTTGAGGGCAGGATAACGGCTCTATCCTCACCGAAAAACAGTGAAACTGGGATTTGAGGGCAGGATAACGGGTCTATCCTCACCGAAAAACAGCGAAAGCTTGAATTGAGGTCAAGATAACGACGACCCCTCCTTCCGCGCCTTTTAAAAACAAAATGTCCTGTGGCAATCCACAGGACATCCGATATTATCTTTCATTCAAGATTGATTACAAATCATACAGCTTACTGAATTTTTCCTCTAAATAGTTGACGAGGTATTTGGAATTCAGCTCTTCGCCTGTTACTTTCTTGATCAATTCACCAGGGGTATAGAGCTTGCCATACTGGTGGATATTTTCGCGTGACCATTCACGGATCTTCATGAACTCGCCTTTCTCGATATTCGAATAGAAATCAGGCATATCCTCTAGAACCTTGTTGAGTATCTGTGCTCCGTAAAGGTTTCCGAGGGAATAGGAAGGGAAGTACCCGACGCCGCCGTGAGACCAATGGACATCCTGTAAAACACCAAGACGGTTGGACGGTGGAGTAATACCGAGATAATCCTCCATTTTCTCATTCCAGATTTCAGGCAAGTCCTTCACTTCGATATCTCCTGCGATCAATCCTTTTTCGATTTCATAGCGCAGCATAATATGCAGATTATACGTCAGCTCGTCCGCCTCGACCCTGATGAGGGATGGTTCCACAGCATTGACCGCACGATAGAATTCATCCAAGGAAACACCGCTTAACTGATGGGGGAAATGTCTTTGGATATCATCATAAAAATACGTCCAGAATTCCTTCGTACGCCCTACGATATTCTCAAGGAAACGTGATTGCGATTCATGGATACCGAATGAAGCGCCTCGACGGATAACACGTCCTTCATAGTCAGGATTCACACCTTGTTCGTACAAAGCATGTCCTGTTTCGTGAATCGTACCGAATATCGCCATACGTGGATTGTTGTCTTCATAACGGGTGGTAATCCTTACATCACCTGTGTTGATCCCCATCGCGAATGGATGAGTCGTTTCATCCAAACGACCAGCTTCAAGATCATAGCCTAGCTTCTCGATAATGAAATGTGCAAATTCCTTCTGCTTCTCGATATCATAAGTTTGCTCGAAAATATCCTTTCTAGGCT from Pseudalkalibacillus sp. SCS-8 includes the following:
- a CDS encoding biotin-dependent carboxyltransferase family protein; this encodes MRIIKSGLQTTIQDAGRYGYQRFGVIVSGVMDQMAYRIGNILVGNQGNEASIEMTMKGPEIEFEEDALITITGGNLSPTIDGNLIKLWRPIYVRAGTVLKFGGCTSGCRAYLAVGGGIDVPEVMDSRSTYMRAGIGGHEGRALKDDDCLKLCKPGERSNEILKLLKDPDQPYVESDWSSASEWSTEESDENIIRFIPGREWSLFTQESQEAFTGEEFQLTPQSDRMGFRFKGAQLQLSEKIDMISEAVAFGTVQVPSEGNPIILLADRQTAGGYPKIAQIATADFSKVVQLKPGEKVRFKKITHKEAEKLFIEQEEHVQQIEQGISLKLREGGYNG
- a CDS encoding 5-oxoprolinase subunit PxpA — encoded protein: MKKVDLNCDLGESFGTYQKGRDEEILDFVTSANIACGYHAGDPSVMRKTVKLALEKEVGIGAHPGLPDLMGFGRRPMQISPEEAYEMVVYQVGALYGFVKAEGGTMQHVKPHGGLYNMAAKDGKIADAIAEAVYDINPDLILFGLSGSELVKAGERAGLRTASEVFSDRTYQEDGSLTSRTLPNALIEEEEQSVEQVVRMVLEGKVKCLQGMDIPIKADTICIHGDGPHALQFARTIQNGLKASDIKIEQIRNIEG
- the modB gene encoding molybdate ABC transporter permease subunit, which translates into the protein MIDSFWSPIYLSLTIAITAGCIVGVIGILIGRLMARRSFRGKTAIETFLMLPLVLPPTVVGFLLIVLFGINSPVGRLIEALFNQTLIFTWWAAVVAAVVVSFPLMYQSAKTGFASVNSEIEDAAKMDGAKSFDVFMKISIPLASQALITGLVLSFTRALGEFGATLMFAGNIPGKTQTVPTAIYIAFDTGQKELAWLWVGSIILLSYGLLFLIYRLSRQTT
- a CDS encoding putative hydro-lyase codes for the protein MASYGDLKPAEARELCRLNEWNKPTSGMANGYTQTNLVVLPKELAFDFMLFCQRNPKPCPVLDVTEPGSPIPIMAAPQADLLTDLPKYHVYEKGVLTEKKMDITSLWKDDMVGFLLGCSFTFEKALLDKGVPVRQIEEGKNVPMYQTNIPCEKAGPFEGEMVVSMRPIPAKDVAKAVQITSKYPSVHGAPVHIGSPEQLGIKNLDQPDFGDAVTIREGEVPVFWACGVTPQSVAMKVKPDLMITHAPGHMFITDWTDAQFEVL
- the pxpB gene encoding 5-oxoprolinase subunit PxpB translates to MNYELSPLGDAAVIIQLGTDISLDTHHAVRSLTRYLEDHPIPGTLDLVPAFTSVTLYYNPIQVQDHNDHDSQGEHSPYESMCKKLHNILERFEPSSEKEARTIEIPVCYGGELGPDLEEVADHNQLSVDEVIDIHSNGDYLVYMLGFAPGFPYIGGMSEKIATPRRDDPRTSIPAGSVGIAGSQTGVYPIETPGGWQLIGQTPLKLFDLDQDPPTLLEAGDKIRFKPISLSEFKELKEGQS
- a CDS encoding purine/pyrimidine permease, which encodes MGLLLASFQWFVFILAGSIVAPLTIGAAFGMSVEEISSFVQRTFFVIGIVSLLQGIFGHRKPIVEGPAVLWWSVFLLFAGLESVTPEGAVKTLRSIEMGLIISGILFLMLSFLRVIHYVKRLFTPVVTGTYFILLVAQISGPFMKGITGVGYRTNEVDGPVALAALLTALITILFTRGKSVFLRSYSVLFGIAVGWLMFQVFGLTKPVSSPTTNWITYPEIWVWGTPVFDLGIVITSVVVTLLLMINFVASIDVVGNVVGEKGDGRYEQSGVVMGFSQLFSSLFSTVGMVPLSYTAGFLLATKLTERLPYLIGSAIILLLSFFPSITMFVAAIPAPVGYASMLLAFSNMLIIGFKAYKEAGDHEANMFIISLSLMIGLGAMFLTPASLSGVHPAVASLMNNGLIIGVILCILLEQTIKGNKKRRGLPG
- a CDS encoding NRAMP family divalent metal transporter produces the protein MMKQSNRSILLGAAFLMATSAIGPGFLTQTTYFTEALLASFGFVILISIIIDIGAQLNIWRIIAVAERRTQDIANMVLPGLGYFVAFLIVLGGLAFNIGNIAGAGLGSNVIFGVSPEMGAFLSGLIAIGIFLLREANKIMDRFTQVLGFVMIALTVYVMFASTPPVGEAVQKTFIPDTIDVMAIITLVGGTVGGYITFSGGHRLLDAGVKGVDSLPEVTKSSVSAIGIASIMRIFLFLATLGVVAQGLTLDPSNPPASVFQLAAGNIGYKMFGVIMWSAAITSVIGAAYTSVSFIRTINPKLEQYHKYLIIAFIALSTLVFVSIGKPVNVLILVGALNGLILPISLGVMLIAAHKPKIVGDYKHPIWLTVFGGIIVVAMSYMGVLTMIDQIPKLFQ
- the modA gene encoding molybdate ABC transporter substrate-binding protein, which codes for MGFRMLSALFSLCVLVLAGCSSTENDGHAKKELHVMAAISLSDALKELELQFEKEHPQINIILNFAASGTLQRQIEQGAPADLFISASEAKFKKLQQKDMLHPDFTTDLLQNELVVITGKKSAIDLSSTQTLSSLQKKDIKRFSIGVPDSVPAGQYAKEALQESSLWSNIEDRIVYAKDVRQVLAYVETGNADIGFVYATDVKHASDITVLHKIDPTLHTAIIYPAGILKGTKHLEQAERFYQYLQGSNARAIFQDFGFTPID
- a CDS encoding carboxypeptidase M32 — encoded protein: MAQQVLDETVQQAVKQFTALDEKISHFSNILGLLGWDSRTYAPKKGKPIFAKAKGTLWTETFKLSISKEMGECLETLTKPDVYEQLDPATRACVRERKSEYDKSKQIPSDVYNEYVVLSSNANDAWEEARANDDFGHFQPYLEKMIDMKKRFAEYYGYEKHPYDALLDEFEPGLTVEKLDPLFADLRKTSIDLLKRIQNSPKQPRKDIFEQTYDIEKQKEFAHFIIEKLGYDLEAGRLDETTHPFAMGINTGDVRITTRYEDNNPRMAIFGTIHETGHALYEQGVNPDYEGRVIRRGASFGIHESQSRFLENIVGRTKEFWTYFYDDIQRHFPHQLSGVSLDEFYRAVNAVEPSLIRVEADELTYNLHIMLRYEIEKGLIAGDIEVKDLPEIWNEKMEDYLGITPPSNRLGVLQDVHWSHGGVGYFPSYSLGNLYGAQILNKVLEDMPDFYSNIEKGEFMKIREWSRENIHQYGKLYTPGELIKKVTGEELNSKYLVNYLEEKFSKLYDL